From the Spiroplasma alleghenense genome, one window contains:
- a CDS encoding septation ring formation regulator EzrA produces the protein MAKISFLLSSNISTANLIGWSIFFALLVIFFILISIFCIYRAIISKIAQSVDLIDILKRTPLKIHLQRISNINNVNKVFEQELMVWRTKYELLFEKELKKIFDSLSGIINNRKATLPLISNYKKVNEIYLTLKEIQRKVQEINEEIEDAIEIELIQRSNSILVREVFQELKEEATMLTFGKIEIDELKLANTIQQIEGFFEEFYIELEEGNYRKSWDVLYKIDNSLIFLIELLDNIPTIISTILTTVPNKLIELKNKYVTFGKVNERITKTAEQYSILEHNVDTLRIKINNELKRLQYKKANKLLAEIFDLINKFTNEVEYDDSLKNFFESNDEKMRYFIKEIDTACANIEKAHRSIKAINKAPSPEWNNFEKTRYEFLKTKELAYKIFAIIDTSSNLADLDLKTLKNNSKIVIQRALQNVENLENSVLEIEGKTSSMEHLLNDVIFVQSILSQCEVKINQHRSVPELKKYLMPINELNQAINEFEEKKIIHADSEEEKKYISEKINDLAKRAWKLSSQINDTIFLDFISQEIILYMERFVDTHPGAEQVIATAEQYYHNRHLDQLIGYSFKQINNLKSKNQRK, from the coding sequence ATGGCAAAAATTTCGTTTTTATTAAGTTCAAATATAAGTACTGCCAACTTGATCGGTTGAAGCATTTTTTTTGCTTTACTAGTAATATTCTTTATTTTAATAAGTATTTTTTGTATTTATCGAGCTATTATTTCAAAAATTGCCCAATCAGTAGATTTAATTGATATATTAAAGCGAACACCTTTAAAGATTCATTTGCAAAGAATATCAAATATTAACAATGTAAATAAGGTTTTTGAACAAGAATTAATGGTTTGAAGAACTAAATACGAACTACTATTTGAAAAGGAATTAAAAAAAATCTTTGATTCTTTAAGTGGAATCATAAATAACCGTAAGGCAACTTTACCATTAATTTCCAATTATAAAAAAGTTAATGAAATTTATTTAACCTTAAAAGAAATTCAAAGAAAAGTTCAAGAAATTAACGAAGAAATTGAAGATGCAATAGAAATAGAATTAATTCAAAGAAGTAACTCAATTTTGGTAAGAGAGGTTTTTCAAGAGTTAAAAGAAGAAGCAACTATGTTGACTTTTGGTAAAATTGAAATCGATGAATTAAAACTAGCAAATACAATTCAACAAATTGAGGGATTTTTTGAGGAGTTTTACATTGAACTAGAAGAAGGTAATTATCGTAAGTCTTGGGATGTTTTATACAAAATTGACAACAGCTTAATTTTCTTAATTGAACTTCTAGATAATATCCCAACCATAATTTCAACTATATTAACAACAGTTCCTAATAAATTAATTGAGTTAAAAAATAAATATGTTACATTTGGTAAAGTAAATGAGCGAATTACTAAAACTGCAGAACAATATTCAATATTAGAACATAATGTTGATACTTTAAGAATTAAAATTAATAATGAATTAAAGCGACTACAGTATAAAAAAGCAAACAAACTACTTGCTGAAATTTTTGATTTGATTAACAAATTTACCAATGAGGTAGAATACGACGACAGTCTAAAGAACTTTTTTGAAAGTAATGATGAAAAAATGCGCTATTTCATTAAAGAGATTGATACCGCTTGTGCTAATATAGAAAAAGCTCATCGCTCAATTAAAGCGATTAACAAAGCTCCAAGCCCTGAATGAAATAACTTTGAAAAAACTCGCTATGAATTTTTGAAAACAAAAGAGTTAGCGTACAAAATTTTTGCTATAATTGATACTAGTTCAAATTTAGCGGACTTAGATTTAAAAACTCTAAAAAATAATTCAAAAATTGTAATTCAAAGAGCACTTCAAAATGTTGAAAACTTAGAAAATTCAGTTTTAGAAATCGAGGGTAAAACTTCAAGTATGGAACATCTACTAAATGATGTTATTTTTGTGCAATCAATATTGAGCCAATGTGAAGTTAAAATCAACCAACATCGAAGTGTGCCAGAGTTAAAAAAATACTTAATGCCTATAAATGAATTAAATCAAGCTATTAATGAATTTGAAGAAAAGAAAATTATTCATGCTGATAGTGAAGAAGAAAAAAAATATATTTCAGAAAAAATCAATGATCTAGCAAAACGAGCATGAAAATTATCTAGCCAAATTAATGACACTATTTTCTTAGATTTTATTTCTCAAGAGATCATTCTCTATATGGAAAGATTTGTGGATACACACCCAGGAGCTGAACAAGTAATTGCTACTGCAGAACAATATTATCACAATCGCCATTTAGATCAATTAATTGGTTATTCATTTAAACAAATTAATAATTTAAAAAGTAAAAACCAAAGAAAATAG
- the rpsD gene encoding 30S ribosomal protein S4: MSRYTGSTFKKARRYGFSILENGKEFSKGKKRTTAPGQHGSKRVKLSGYGLQMQEKQKVKFMYGLTERQFRNTYARAKGMQGITGTNFLQQLESRLDNIVYRMGLAMTRQGARQLVNHGHVLVNDKKVDIPSYNVKVGDKIKIKENMAKNSKIVEALTNNQATVAFVKFDKTKLTGEYVRFPERSELNQEINEALIVEWYNRLIK, encoded by the coding sequence ATGTCAAGATACACAGGATCGACATTCAAAAAGGCTCGTAGATATGGTTTCTCTATTTTAGAAAATGGGAAAGAATTTAGTAAAGGTAAAAAACGTACAACAGCACCAGGTCAACACGGTTCAAAACGTGTTAAATTATCTGGTTATGGTTTACAAATGCAAGAAAAACAAAAAGTTAAATTCATGTATGGTTTAACTGAACGTCAATTTAGAAATACTTATGCAAGAGCAAAAGGTATGCAAGGAATTACAGGTACAAACTTCTTACAACAATTAGAATCTCGTTTAGATAACATAGTTTATCGTATGGGACTTGCTATGACAAGACAAGGTGCAAGACAACTTGTAAACCACGGTCACGTTTTAGTAAATGATAAAAAAGTTGATATTCCATCATACAACGTTAAAGTTGGAGATAAAATCAAAATTAAAGAAAATATGGCCAAAAATTCAAAAATTGTTGAAGCATTAACTAATAACCAAGCTACTGTAGCTTTTGTTAAATTTGATAAAACAAAACTTACAGGAGAATATGTTCGTTTCCCAGAACGTTCTGAATTAAACCAAGAAATCAACGAAGCACTTATAGTTGAATGATACAACCGTTTAATTAAGTAA
- the tyrS gene encoding tyrosine--tRNA ligase, whose protein sequence is MKMNILKELEWRGLLKQFTNEAKIEFAQKNGKGVYCGFDPTADSLHVGHLIQIINLLRFQKAGFKPIAVVGGATGMIGDPSFKKDERAFLTNEQLEINVKGINAQLKKMISKVEFENNANWLKPMTLIEFLRDVGKSFNLSYLLAKESIATRVETGLSVTEFSYTMLQAYDFYHLYKNNDCYLQIGGSDQWGNITSGIDYISSKLGKENSHAAGITMNLLTKKDGTKFGKTESGAVWLDASKTSEYDFYQFFFNQDDNDCEMLLKFLTDFDEKKINQIIDDHKKEPSKRIMQINLAEWTTKFVHGEAGLKKAQEISKAFFNGEILSLQTDVLKSAISSLPSCEIDKKTNILDSLIKVGVGTSKRELREFIAQKAITINNEILKDENIFIENIQAIDKIFYVIKRGKRKYYVIIIK, encoded by the coding sequence ATCAAGATGAATATTTTAAAGGAATTGGAATGAAGAGGATTACTTAAACAATTCACAAATGAAGCAAAAATAGAATTTGCTCAAAAAAACGGTAAGGGAGTTTACTGTGGTTTTGACCCAACAGCTGATTCGTTACATGTTGGACATTTAATTCAAATCATAAACCTACTAAGATTTCAAAAAGCAGGATTTAAACCCATTGCTGTTGTTGGGGGAGCCACTGGAATGATCGGCGATCCTAGTTTTAAAAAAGATGAAAGAGCTTTTTTAACAAATGAACAACTAGAAATTAATGTTAAAGGAATAAACGCTCAATTAAAAAAAATGATTTCAAAAGTTGAATTTGAAAATAATGCTAATTGATTAAAACCAATGACTTTAATTGAGTTTTTAAGAGATGTTGGTAAATCATTTAACTTAAGTTATTTATTGGCAAAGGAAAGTATTGCAACTCGAGTTGAAACTGGACTTAGTGTAACAGAGTTTTCATACACAATGTTGCAAGCTTATGACTTCTATCATTTGTATAAAAACAATGATTGCTATTTACAAATTGGGGGTAGTGATCAGTGAGGAAATATAACAAGTGGAATTGATTATATTTCTTCAAAACTGGGTAAAGAGAATTCTCACGCAGCTGGAATCACAATGAATTTGCTTACCAAAAAGGATGGTACCAAGTTTGGTAAAACCGAATCAGGGGCTGTATGACTTGATGCAAGCAAAACAAGTGAATACGATTTCTACCAGTTCTTCTTTAATCAAGATGATAATGATTGTGAAATGCTTTTAAAATTCTTAACAGACTTTGATGAGAAAAAAATTAACCAAATTATTGATGATCATAAAAAAGAACCAAGCAAAAGAATTATGCAAATAAATTTAGCAGAGTGAACTACCAAATTTGTTCACGGTGAAGCAGGATTAAAAAAGGCTCAAGAAATTTCAAAAGCATTCTTTAATGGTGAAATTTTAAGTTTACAAACTGATGTTCTAAAAAGTGCAATCTCAAGTTTACCAAGTTGTGAAATTGATAAAAAAACTAATATCCTAGATTCCTTAATTAAGGTTGGGGTAGGAACTTCAAAAAGAGAGCTTCGTGAATTTATTGCTCAAAAGGCTATTACTATTAATAATGAAATACTAAAAGATGAAAATATTTTTATTGAAAATATACAAGCAATTGATAAAATTTTCTACGTTATCAAAAGAGGAAAAAGAAAGTATTATGTTATTATAATTAAGTAA
- a CDS encoding DNA polymerase III subunit alpha, protein MYSPLLNVRSCFNFQDSLITIDEYLDFAKKEGFQFAIYNDIETLYGLADFVKAAEKRNLKPIVGITINFLIDNNSFSINFYAKNLQGYQTISKFSSMIMCHEFKNDIEKWDFILENINKNLIAVISFNNLFNHEIFKKLESKFESEKIFIGVNVNSNEIDYQFKSRVIFNQEIKYLDKRDFASFKILKAIKENIRINEQSEIQNNYFYYSDEELDVFLELDVHKKNINYIFENCNFNLFDNPQRHLIKYPNTKNIPSDNYLRLICEQSLTGYFKNFKKMPGIPQIYLERLEAELNTIFKMGFSDYFLVVYDFVRKAKELEILVGPGRGSAVGSLVSFLLQITTVDPLEYGLIFERFLNPERISLPDIDIDFQDDRRDEVIEYIFEKYGRFNVATITTYQTIGTKNALRDCARVFGITPDEINEITKPIGNEFLRDLDGAIEKFPKLKIFLKNNQQIYTVAKKIIGLPRQTGTHAAGLVFCDIDLRDVVPLKVGYNGINQTQFSMNYLEDLGLIKIDLLGLRNLTTLNNILKAVSRNRKINTSLSRIPVNDYPTFTSLQEGKTTGIFQLESGGMTDTIIKMKVSSINDIAAASALFRPGPQENIPEYIKRKNSGGKFEILDESLKTILEPTFGIIVYQEQVIQILQTVAGFSLAKADIVRRAMGKKDLQLMKKEQEDFVEGAISKGYTIEKAKQIWMWILKFANYGFNKSHAIAYSYIGYWLAYLKQNYTAEFYCELLNSAVGNDAKTAKYLEEARALGIKVIPPNVKNVNLNYFGNEVGIYLPLILVKQVGIEFIKNLAELKEIDKTAFLDLFNFCSKTFKRGLNKTTFSNLVKSGAMDIFGFTRETLLENQDKILLFADLNQNIEKINPFTFPQLEIKPDSEIKKSFYELDSLGFYFTSHPLQIIRNQLANSDRLSFIKDLTKPEMKSPILFVINDFRIHLDKNNNEMVFLDVSDETGHIDITIFSSVYNKFKDQLNQGDILIGEIKTQLYNGKISGVLNQVLKSFATT, encoded by the coding sequence ATGTACTCACCGTTACTAAATGTCAGAAGTTGTTTTAATTTCCAAGACTCTTTAATAACAATTGATGAATACTTGGATTTTGCTAAAAAAGAGGGATTCCAATTCGCTATCTACAACGATATTGAAACTCTTTATGGTCTTGCTGATTTTGTTAAAGCCGCAGAAAAAAGAAACTTAAAACCTATTGTTGGAATAACAATAAATTTTTTAATTGATAATAATAGTTTCTCAATTAACTTTTATGCAAAAAATTTACAAGGATATCAAACTATTTCAAAATTCAGTTCAATGATAATGTGTCACGAATTTAAAAATGACATAGAAAAGTGAGATTTTATCTTAGAAAACATAAATAAAAATTTAATTGCAGTAATAAGTTTTAATAACTTATTTAATCATGAAATTTTTAAAAAATTAGAATCAAAGTTTGAATCAGAAAAAATATTTATTGGTGTGAATGTGAATTCAAACGAAATTGATTATCAATTTAAATCCAGAGTTATTTTTAACCAAGAAATAAAATATTTAGACAAAAGAGATTTTGCTTCTTTTAAAATTTTAAAAGCAATTAAAGAAAATATTAGGATTAATGAACAAAGTGAAATCCAAAATAATTATTTTTATTATAGTGATGAAGAATTGGATGTATTTTTGGAACTTGATGTCCATAAAAAGAACATAAATTATATTTTTGAAAATTGTAATTTTAATTTATTCGATAACCCACAAAGACATTTGATTAAATACCCAAATACCAAAAATATCCCATCAGATAATTATTTGAGATTAATTTGTGAACAAAGTTTAACAGGCTACTTTAAAAATTTTAAGAAAATGCCTGGAATTCCACAAATATATTTGGAACGTCTTGAAGCGGAGTTGAATACCATTTTTAAAATGGGATTTTCTGACTACTTTTTAGTTGTTTATGACTTTGTAAGAAAAGCTAAGGAATTAGAAATTTTAGTAGGACCAGGGAGAGGTAGTGCTGTGGGTTCTTTAGTTTCATTTTTATTACAAATTACTACAGTTGATCCACTTGAATACGGTTTAATTTTTGAAAGATTTTTAAATCCAGAGAGAATTTCGCTTCCTGATATCGATATTGATTTCCAAGATGACCGCCGTGATGAAGTTATTGAATACATTTTTGAAAAATATGGACGTTTTAATGTCGCAACAATTACAACTTATCAAACAATTGGTACCAAAAATGCCTTAAGAGATTGTGCCAGAGTTTTTGGTATAACACCAGATGAAATTAACGAAATTACCAAACCAATTGGTAATGAGTTTTTAAGGGACTTGGATGGCGCGATTGAAAAGTTTCCTAAGTTAAAAATATTTTTAAAAAATAATCAACAAATTTATACGGTTGCCAAAAAAATTATAGGACTTCCACGTCAAACGGGTACTCATGCGGCGGGATTAGTTTTTTGTGATATTGATTTACGTGATGTGGTACCACTAAAAGTTGGCTATAACGGAATTAATCAGACTCAATTTTCGATGAATTATTTAGAAGACCTAGGTTTAATTAAAATTGATTTATTAGGATTAAGAAATTTAACAACTTTAAATAATATTTTGAAAGCCGTTTCAAGAAACCGTAAGATAAATACTAGTTTATCTAGAATCCCCGTAAATGATTATCCTACATTTACAAGTCTTCAAGAAGGTAAAACCACAGGTATATTCCAACTAGAATCGGGGGGAATGACGGACACAATTATTAAAATGAAAGTGTCATCAATTAATGATATTGCTGCTGCTTCAGCTCTTTTTCGACCTGGTCCTCAAGAAAATATTCCTGAATATATTAAAAGGAAAAATTCTGGGGGAAAATTTGAAATTCTAGATGAGAGTTTAAAAACTATTCTTGAACCAACATTTGGAATAATTGTTTATCAAGAACAAGTTATTCAAATCCTACAAACAGTAGCAGGATTTAGTTTAGCAAAAGCAGATATTGTAAGAAGGGCAATGGGTAAAAAAGATCTTCAGTTAATGAAAAAAGAGCAAGAAGATTTTGTTGAGGGCGCAATTAGCAAAGGCTATACTATTGAAAAAGCCAAGCAAATTTGAATGTGAATTTTAAAATTCGCAAATTATGGATTCAATAAGTCTCATGCAATCGCGTACTCTTACATTGGTTACTGGCTGGCATATTTAAAACAAAATTATACAGCAGAGTTTTATTGTGAATTATTGAACTCAGCTGTTGGAAACGATGCTAAAACTGCCAAGTATTTAGAAGAAGCTAGGGCATTGGGGATAAAGGTTATCCCTCCAAATGTTAAAAATGTTAATTTAAATTATTTTGGAAATGAAGTGGGAATATACTTGCCGTTAATTTTAGTAAAACAAGTTGGAATAGAATTCATTAAAAATTTGGCGGAATTGAAGGAAATAGACAAAACAGCATTCCTTGATTTATTTAATTTTTGTTCTAAAACATTTAAAAGAGGTTTAAACAAAACTACCTTTTCAAATCTTGTAAAATCTGGGGCAATGGATATCTTTGGATTTACACGCGAAACCTTGCTTGAAAATCAGGATAAAATTCTTTTATTTGCTGATTTAAATCAAAATATCGAAAAAATTAATCCTTTTACTTTCCCGCAGCTGGAAATTAAACCTGATTCAGAAATTAAAAAGTCTTTTTATGAATTAGACTCGTTAGGATTTTATTTTACTTCACACCCATTACAAATTATTAGAAATCAGTTGGCAAACTCTGATCGATTAAGTTTTATTAAGGATTTAACAAAACCAGAAATGAAAAGCCCGATTTTATTTGTAATTAATGATTTTAGAATTCATTTAGATAAAAATAATAATGAAATGGTCTTTTTGGATGTTTCAGATGAAACCGGACATATTGATATAACTATTTTTTCTTCGGTTTATAACAAATTTAAAGACCAATTGAATCAAGGTGATATTTTAATTGGAGAAATTAAGACACAACTTTATAACGGTAAAATTTCAGGAGTGCTTAAC
- the thiI gene encoding tRNA uracil 4-sulfurtransferase ThiI, which produces MKHILVRYGELTLKGSNRNFFINKLMQNIKFKLKPYREEIVFIKSHNSLKIDLNDDKLLKPVLDNLTDVFGIYSLSVVDEVENDIEKIAQLALKIAKEAKTGTFKLEVERKDKTFPMTSQEIKQILAKEILMNTDNLKVDVHNPDTKMEVIVKNDKTYIFTSRINALKGLPVGVSGKGICMLSGGIDSPVAAFLAMKRGMQVDFLHFMTPPHTTPEALDKVFSLTKKISRFNQNTFSLYICDFGLLLQELMHIKDESYRITLMRRMFIRIGNKLAATINAKAIITGEALGQVASQTIESIGVIDEVTNIPIIRPVVTFDKEEIIKISKQIDTYETSILPFDDVCSMYVPKNPVTKPRSYRAEQQEEQIMWQELLEFTIKNSIKHYIVREGEIIESRWEESEEGTEIDPKG; this is translated from the coding sequence ATGAAACACATTTTAGTTAGGTATGGAGAATTAACGCTTAAGGGTTCTAATAGAAATTTCTTTATCAACAAACTTATGCAGAATATTAAGTTTAAATTAAAACCATATCGCGAAGAAATTGTGTTTATTAAAAGTCACAACAGCTTAAAAATTGACTTAAATGATGATAAATTACTGAAACCCGTTTTAGATAATCTTACCGATGTTTTTGGGATTTATTCTTTATCTGTTGTAGATGAAGTTGAAAATGATATTGAAAAAATTGCTCAGTTAGCCTTAAAAATTGCCAAAGAAGCAAAAACGGGAACTTTTAAGTTGGAGGTCGAAAGAAAAGACAAAACTTTTCCAATGACTTCCCAAGAAATAAAACAAATTTTAGCTAAAGAAATTCTAATGAATACCGATAATTTAAAAGTTGATGTTCATAATCCCGATACTAAGATGGAAGTTATCGTAAAAAATGACAAAACCTATATTTTTACTTCAAGAATTAATGCCCTAAAGGGTCTACCGGTTGGAGTTAGCGGAAAAGGAATTTGTATGCTTTCGGGAGGAATTGATTCTCCAGTTGCTGCTTTTCTTGCAATGAAGCGAGGAATGCAAGTTGATTTCTTGCATTTTATGACCCCCCCTCATACTACTCCTGAAGCCTTAGATAAAGTTTTTAGTTTAACTAAAAAAATATCTCGTTTTAACCAAAACACTTTTTCATTATATATTTGTGACTTTGGGTTATTATTACAAGAATTAATGCATATTAAAGATGAATCTTATCGCATAACTTTAATGAGACGTATGTTTATCAGAATTGGGAATAAGTTAGCAGCAACAATAAATGCTAAAGCAATAATTACAGGAGAAGCATTAGGACAAGTTGCTAGTCAAACAATCGAAAGTATTGGAGTAATTGATGAAGTAACAAATATCCCAATCATTCGTCCAGTAGTTACTTTCGATAAAGAGGAAATAATAAAAATATCAAAACAAATTGATACATACGAAACTTCAATATTACCATTTGATGATGTTTGTAGTATGTATGTGCCTAAAAATCCAGTTACAAAACCAAGAAGTTATCGCGCAGAGCAACAAGAAGAACAGATTATGTGACAAGAACTGTTGGAATTTACAATCAAAAATTCAATTAAACATTATATAGTAAGGGAAGGTGAAATCATTGAAAGCAGATGAGAAGAAAGTGAAGAAGGCACCGAAATCGATCCAAAAGGGTAA